One Paenibacillus thermoaerophilus genomic window carries:
- a CDS encoding putative bifunctional diguanylate cyclase/phosphodiesterase, translated as MGTSLLVNIGMHLSILLSFVFVSHRVHRKMLTASSRKDKFWAGLFFGGAGAVSVFIPVELADGVRIGFRGIAVLLAGIFSGGIAAGTSAAIVALCHLLEGGSGLAGGLATIVTAFCLGLAYHSLVKAGRLGSRPHTEMLVLGLALTVAGLAWQLALPGGVEPAVLGTIRLPALILYPASVCVLAYVLRGELRRAETDRQLAESEERYRSLVENSEDFIFSCDPAGRLTSVNRKMREELGGGRNLTGDTLCGLLAELRADRQPPKTWSELKDELLRVGGTISFERSLRFADQIERTMVFTLVPLLSGKELRSVMGTAHDITGIRKKERYIEQLSHYDLLTELPNRWLLFERLKRLLERSSGGSVSVVYIDFDRFSRINDTRGIIFGDDLIRAIARSLQSAVHAEDWVARFSADEFVVVSERYGGPDGQARLKADVDRLIGELSQPFSVRGETVHLTFSAGVSRFPEDARDAEQLIGNACTAMYQAKAEGSQRVSFYRPAMRESLLHLSKLETALRDALRKNEFLLHYQPVIEAGTGRVHGFEALLRWRHPELGFVPPDEFIPMAEEKGWIVPIGDWALLEACRANRSLHDRYGLRTVMSVNVSPVQLKQPDFARRVAGFLSEARLEPQYLDLEITESVLIDSFEDSLPVLEELNELGVRLSLDDFGTGYSSLSYLKRLPIRTVKIDKSFVQDLANNRIQTELAEAIIALAHKIGLGVVAEGVEREEQGEWLKKRGCDCLQGYWFARPMGEEQLRQYMSEQPSAVLASPERPSAERFA; from the coding sequence ATGGGAACCAGTCTTTTGGTCAATATCGGCATGCATCTCTCGATCTTGCTTTCGTTTGTTTTCGTGTCGCACCGCGTGCATAGGAAAATGTTAACCGCATCGAGCCGGAAGGACAAATTTTGGGCGGGACTTTTTTTCGGCGGGGCCGGGGCTGTCAGCGTCTTTATCCCGGTTGAGCTTGCCGATGGCGTGAGAATCGGCTTTCGGGGAATCGCCGTGCTGCTGGCCGGCATTTTCTCGGGAGGAATCGCCGCCGGCACGTCCGCCGCCATCGTCGCCTTGTGCCATCTGCTCGAGGGCGGAAGCGGTTTGGCCGGCGGATTGGCGACAATTGTAACCGCCTTCTGCCTGGGGCTTGCGTATCACTCGCTTGTAAAGGCGGGGCGGCTCGGCTCCCGGCCCCATACGGAGATGTTGGTCCTGGGGCTGGCGCTGACGGTTGCGGGGCTGGCCTGGCAATTGGCGCTTCCCGGCGGGGTGGAGCCCGCCGTTCTCGGAACAATCCGGCTGCCCGCGCTGATTCTGTACCCCGCATCCGTCTGCGTGCTCGCTTACGTTCTGCGCGGCGAGCTTCGCCGGGCCGAGACCGACCGCCAATTGGCGGAAAGCGAAGAGCGGTATCGCTCCCTCGTCGAGAACTCGGAGGATTTTATCTTTTCCTGCGACCCGGCCGGACGGTTGACCTCGGTCAACCGCAAGATGCGGGAAGAATTGGGCGGCGGACGGAATTTGACCGGCGATACGTTGTGCGGGCTGCTTGCGGAGCTCCGGGCGGACCGCCAGCCGCCGAAGACGTGGAGCGAATTGAAGGACGAGCTGCTGCGGGTGGGGGGCACGATCTCGTTCGAGCGATCGCTGCGGTTCGCCGATCAGATCGAACGAACGATGGTGTTCACGCTGGTTCCCCTGCTGAGCGGGAAGGAGCTTCGTTCGGTTATGGGGACGGCTCACGATATAACGGGTATCCGCAAAAAAGAGCGGTATATCGAACAGCTCTCCCATTACGATTTGCTTACCGAATTGCCGAATCGGTGGCTGCTGTTCGAACGGCTGAAGCGGCTGCTGGAGAGATCGTCCGGCGGAAGCGTCTCGGTTGTCTATATCGACTTCGACCGGTTTTCCCGGATTAACGATACGCGGGGAATCATCTTCGGGGACGATCTGATCCGGGCCATTGCGCGGTCGCTTCAATCGGCCGTCCACGCGGAGGATTGGGTCGCGAGGTTTTCCGCCGACGAATTCGTCGTCGTGTCGGAGCGGTACGGCGGCCCGGACGGGCAAGCCCGCTTGAAGGCCGATGTCGACCGGCTCATCGGGGAGCTGTCGCAGCCTTTCTCCGTGCGCGGGGAGACGGTTCATCTGACGTTCAGCGCGGGCGTATCCCGCTTTCCCGAAGACGCCCGGGATGCGGAGCAGTTGATCGGCAACGCTTGCACCGCCATGTACCAGGCGAAGGCGGAAGGCAGCCAGCGCGTTTCTTTCTACCGGCCGGCGATGCGCGAGTCGCTGCTTCATCTGAGCAAGCTGGAGACGGCTCTGCGGGACGCGCTGCGCAAAAACGAGTTTTTGCTGCATTATCAGCCCGTGATCGAAGCGGGAACCGGCCGTGTCCACGGCTTCGAGGCGCTGCTGCGCTGGCGGCACCCGGAGCTTGGATTCGTGCCGCCCGACGAATTTATTCCGATGGCCGAGGAGAAAGGCTGGATCGTGCCCATCGGCGACTGGGCGCTTCTCGAAGCCTGCCGCGCGAACCGTTCGCTGCATGACCGGTACGGCTTGCGAACGGTCATGTCGGTTAATGTATCCCCGGTGCAGCTCAAACAGCCCGACTTCGCCCGGCGCGTCGCCGGTTTTCTGTCGGAAGCGCGGCTGGAGCCGCAATACCTCGATCTGGAGATCACCGAGAGCGTCCTGATCGATTCGTTCGAAGATTCGCTGCCGGTTCTGGAGGAATTAAACGAGCTTGGGGTGCGGCTGTCGCTGGACGACTTCGGCACCGGTTATTCCTCGCTCAGTTACTTGAAGCGGCTTCCGATCCGCACGGTCAAAATCGACAAGTCGTTCGTGCAGGACCTTGCGAATAACCGCATCCAGACCGAGCTGGCCGAAGCGATTATCGCGCTGGCTCATAAGATCGGTCTCGGGGTGGTGGCCGAAGGGGTCGAGCGGGAGGAGCAGGGCGAATGGCTGAAGAAGCGGGGCTGCGATTGCCTGCAAGGCTATTGGTTTGCCCGCCCGATGGGGGAGGAGCAGCTTCGCCAATATATGTCGGAGCAGCCTTCAGCGGTCTTGGCCTCTCCTGAACGTCCATCGGCCGAGCGCTTCGCGTAG
- a CDS encoding response regulator transcription factor — protein sequence MYRVLIVEDDNMIGDMLSMYLTEEGYDVRRVENGGLGKEAVNEFVPDLIILDLMLPDMNGMQLCTELRNKSAVPILIISMKTEVSERVNALIAGADDYLCKPFSMRELTARVTALIRRSHLMRFDSGSGGEVAAAASGQTARSDSIHLDLDRRAVLVDNRVVDTTFSEFEIMKLFCAYPGKVFSREELINELRGFDSYVTDRSIDVHIANLRKKIESDPKDPKHIKTVWGVGYKFVYDA from the coding sequence ATGTACAGAGTTCTAATCGTGGAAGACGACAACATGATTGGCGACATGCTCTCCATGTATTTGACGGAAGAAGGGTACGACGTGAGACGGGTGGAGAACGGGGGACTGGGCAAGGAGGCCGTAAACGAATTCGTCCCGGACCTGATCATTCTCGATCTGATGCTCCCGGACATGAACGGCATGCAGCTATGTACGGAACTTCGGAACAAATCCGCCGTCCCTATTCTCATCATCTCCATGAAAACGGAGGTGTCGGAACGGGTGAACGCATTGATCGCCGGAGCGGACGATTATCTGTGCAAGCCGTTCAGCATGAGGGAACTGACCGCGCGGGTAACGGCGCTGATCCGCCGCAGCCACCTGATGCGGTTCGATTCCGGCTCGGGCGGCGAGGTTGCGGCCGCGGCGTCCGGCCAGACGGCCCGATCCGATTCGATCCATCTGGATTTGGATCGGCGCGCGGTGCTCGTCGACAACCGGGTGGTGGATACGACTTTTTCCGAATTCGAGATCATGAAGCTGTTTTGCGCTTATCCGGGCAAGGTGTTCAGCCGGGAAGAACTGATCAACGAGCTGCGGGGGTTCGACTCCTACGTAACCGACCGTTCCATCGACGTACATATCGCCAACCTTCGCAAGAAAATCGAAAGCGATCCCAAAGACCCCAAACATATCAAAACGGTTTGGGGAGTCGGCTATAAATTCGTATACGACGCATAA
- a CDS encoding response regulator: protein MNVSLRIRMTALLVFITGLGLILVGAINYATAKRTIQESLEKNALAKVVARAENLSAWVKTRMAELEVLSRTDLIRSGSRQQQLEYLRRERNRSGNEYVLTYGIGGTDGLMQLTDGGTAQLNIPGCESLFSQLMRGRPVVWGLTYHQDVEGGAVLPLVAPIRDHEERVVGILSQSLIVSQLFADKAEVHYVDSDRMLLFSRDGRVLHVSNYDEMKGLNLNADDSPIKPLVPDMMSSPFGVLHTEAGGVPLLVLHAAVPDLDWYIALVIEMNHFLKPVSTLLWQTVVTVAGILIVLGVSIFWLMNGMIGRIRQILRVTEHVASGDLAVQPIPAASVDEIGALAVSVNGMVEHLRELFGRLEAVISQNDYAMIVLDASYTVTYFNKAAEKMLGYAAADVVGKLTPLVWHDEREVVQRAIRYSRELDAVIDPDVSVFVCKPVRGLPGDDEWTFIRRDGTRLTVRLNVSAMRDPSGAVTGFVFIASDISEQKRIQSELVQATRKADEANRAKSDFLARMSHEIRTPLNGIIGLTELMKKTDMDDLQRDYHAKIVSSSVALLRIINDILDFSKVEAGKLELEMVRFNMDDVIHMLTDTIGVFLGGKPLEFLIELPDEMPSALIGDPLRLEQVLLNLCSNAVKFTERGTVALRLQLLAMTGGEARIRFEVTDTGIGMTPEQVARLFQPFTQADGSTSRKFGGTGLGLVISKNLIEMMGGKLNVTSAAGLGSSFTFDLSFPVPVHAQHQSYELPAELAGARVLVVEDHDKLRSSLQHQLNMAGCRTTAARNWKDSLRALEEDGGYDLVLLDLEGMDMHSQEAWRRYRHVLEARGIRCLVMTTAYGRDELASLAPEDRPGGILVKPVSRAALYRAVAAIWHKRPPAGRSAPEEEAAAAKETETTDSKEHRAAEGRILLAEDHEINRIVAVELLQSQGYEVQVAENGRRALEMLVAEPDRWDLVLMDLHMPEMDGYEATGIIRRMPEFERLPIVALTANAVKEDLEAGLRLGMNDIITKPIQLPQMLATLRRWIPNSEPGGGTASRTGQESSERSGLARRNGDRADTARASDIPESWKHLSISGVIDLEELMDRLEGKTAIVQHMFLTFRRDYAGFTDRLRQAWGDGNRAEARRLVHTLKGAAGNLSAHELQAFAAEVEEAIRSEKLGIPHLDQLDRHLRVLLALLREATENGTFGDKR, encoded by the coding sequence ATGAATGTCTCCTTGCGGATTCGCATGACGGCCCTGCTCGTATTTATTACCGGGTTGGGATTGATTTTGGTAGGCGCCATCAACTACGCCACGGCCAAACGGACGATTCAGGAATCGCTGGAGAAAAATGCGCTCGCGAAGGTGGTGGCGCGCGCCGAAAATTTATCCGCCTGGGTGAAGACGCGGATGGCCGAGCTCGAAGTGCTCAGCCGGACCGACTTGATCCGCAGCGGCAGCCGGCAGCAGCAGCTCGAGTACTTGAGGCGGGAACGGAACCGCAGCGGCAATGAGTACGTGCTCACGTACGGCATCGGCGGCACGGACGGCTTGATGCAACTGACCGACGGGGGGACGGCGCAGTTGAACATCCCGGGCTGCGAGTCGTTGTTCTCGCAGCTCATGCGGGGGCGGCCCGTCGTCTGGGGACTTACATATCACCAGGATGTCGAAGGGGGGGCAGTCCTTCCGCTCGTGGCCCCGATTCGGGACCATGAGGAACGGGTCGTCGGCATTCTCAGCCAATCGCTGATCGTCAGTCAATTGTTCGCGGACAAAGCAGAGGTGCACTACGTCGATTCGGACCGGATGCTGTTGTTCTCGCGCGACGGCCGGGTGCTGCACGTGAGCAACTACGACGAGATGAAGGGTCTGAATTTGAATGCGGACGATTCGCCTATAAAACCGCTCGTACCCGACATGATGTCTTCTCCTTTCGGCGTGCTGCACACGGAAGCCGGGGGCGTTCCGCTGCTCGTGCTTCATGCGGCCGTGCCCGATCTCGACTGGTATATCGCGCTGGTCATCGAAATGAATCATTTCCTGAAGCCGGTCAGCACGCTGCTGTGGCAGACCGTCGTCACCGTCGCCGGCATATTAATCGTGCTCGGCGTCAGCATCTTCTGGCTGATGAACGGCATGATCGGCCGCATCCGCCAAATTCTTCGCGTAACGGAGCACGTGGCCTCAGGCGACTTGGCCGTGCAGCCCATTCCGGCCGCATCGGTCGACGAGATCGGCGCGCTGGCCGTATCGGTCAACGGCATGGTGGAGCATTTGCGCGAGCTGTTCGGCCGGCTGGAGGCCGTGATCAGCCAGAACGATTACGCCATGATCGTGCTGGACGCCTCGTATACCGTGACCTATTTCAATAAAGCGGCCGAGAAAATGCTCGGTTATGCGGCGGCGGACGTCGTCGGCAAGCTTACGCCTCTCGTCTGGCATGACGAGAGAGAGGTCGTGCAGCGGGCGATCCGGTACTCCCGCGAACTCGACGCCGTCATCGATCCCGACGTCTCCGTCTTTGTCTGCAAGCCGGTGCGGGGGCTGCCGGGAGACGACGAATGGACCTTCATCCGGCGCGACGGGACGAGGCTTACCGTCCGGCTCAATGTCAGCGCCATGCGGGACCCGTCCGGAGCGGTAACGGGATTCGTCTTCATCGCCAGCGACATCTCGGAGCAAAAGCGCATTCAATCGGAGCTGGTGCAAGCGACCCGCAAAGCCGACGAAGCCAATCGGGCCAAGAGCGACTTCCTTGCCCGGATGAGCCACGAAATCCGGACCCCGTTAAACGGCATTATCGGGCTGACCGAGCTGATGAAAAAAACGGACATGGACGATCTGCAGCGCGATTACCACGCCAAAATCGTCTCCTCGTCCGTCGCGCTGCTGCGCATCATCAACGATATTCTCGACTTCTCGAAGGTGGAAGCGGGCAAGCTGGAGCTGGAGATGGTGCGGTTCAATATGGATGACGTCATCCATATGCTGACGGACACGATCGGCGTCTTTCTGGGCGGCAAGCCGCTGGAATTCCTGATCGAGCTCCCGGACGAGATGCCGTCCGCGCTGATCGGCGATCCTCTCCGGCTCGAACAGGTGCTTCTGAACTTGTGCAGCAACGCCGTCAAATTCACCGAACGGGGCACGGTCGCGCTGCGCCTTCAACTGCTCGCCATGACCGGGGGCGAAGCGCGCATCCGGTTCGAGGTGACCGATACGGGAATCGGGATGACGCCGGAGCAGGTCGCGAGGCTGTTCCAACCGTTTACGCAGGCGGACGGATCGACCAGCCGCAAGTTCGGCGGAACGGGGCTTGGGCTCGTCATCAGCAAAAATCTGATCGAGATGATGGGCGGCAAGCTGAACGTGACCAGCGCGGCAGGCCTGGGCAGCTCGTTCACGTTCGATCTGTCGTTCCCCGTGCCGGTTCACGCCCAGCATCAGTCGTACGAGCTGCCTGCGGAGCTGGCGGGCGCGCGCGTGCTGGTCGTCGAGGACCACGACAAGCTGCGGAGCAGCCTGCAGCACCAACTGAATATGGCCGGCTGCCGGACGACCGCGGCCCGGAACTGGAAGGACAGCTTGCGGGCGCTGGAGGAAGACGGAGGCTACGATCTGGTGCTTCTGGATCTTGAGGGAATGGACATGCACAGCCAAGAGGCGTGGAGGCGTTACCGCCATGTGCTGGAGGCCCGGGGCATCCGTTGTCTGGTCATGACGACCGCTTACGGACGGGACGAGCTGGCGAGTCTCGCTCCGGAGGACCGTCCCGGCGGCATTTTGGTGAAACCTGTCAGCCGGGCCGCGCTTTACCGGGCTGTCGCGGCAATCTGGCACAAACGCCCGCCGGCTGGACGGAGCGCCCCGGAGGAGGAAGCGGCGGCCGCCAAGGAGACCGAGACAACCGATTCCAAGGAGCATCGCGCCGCGGAGGGCCGCATCCTGCTTGCCGAGGATCACGAGATCAACCGGATCGTCGCCGTCGAGCTTCTGCAATCGCAGGGCTACGAGGTTCAGGTCGCGGAGAACGGGCGGCGGGCGCTGGAGATGCTGGTGGCGGAGCCGGACCGTTGGGATCTCGTGCTGATGGATCTGCATATGCCGGAGATGGACGGTTACGAAGCGACCGGCATCATCCGACGCATGCCGGAATTCGAGCGGCTGCCGATCGTCGCGTTGACGGCGAATGCCGTCAAGGAAGATCTGGAGGCGGGATTGCGGCTCGGGATGAACGACATCATCACGAAGCCGATCCAATTGCCGCAGATGCTGGCGACGCTGCGCCGATGGATACCGAATTCGGAGCCCGGCGGCGGGACCGCCTCCCGGACGGGTCAGGAAAGCTCCGAACGGTCCGGCTTGGCCCGGCGGAACGGCGATCGCGCGGACACGGCCAGAGCTTCCGACATTCCCGAGAGCTGGAAGCATCTGTCGATATCGGGCGTGATCGATCTGGAGGAGCTGATGGACCGGCTGGAAGGCAAAACCGCCATTGTGCAGCATATGTTCCTGACGTTCCGAAGGGATTATGCCGGGTTCACGGATCGCCTGCGGCAAGCATGGGGGGACGGGAACCGCGCCGAAGCCCGGCGTCTGGTCCATACGCTCAAGGGAGCGGCCGGCAACTTGTCGGCGCATGAGCTGCAAGCTTTCGCGGCGGAGGTGGAGGAGGCGATCCGATCGGAAAAGCTGGGCATTCCGCACCTCGATCAGCTTGACCGCCATCTGAGGGTGCTGTTGGCGCTGCTCAGGGAGGCTACGGAGAACGGAACGTTTGGCGACAAGAGGTAG
- a CDS encoding Gfo/Idh/MocA family protein, with translation MKKKYALVGTGGRAEFFYGAIARDFRETSELVAFCDINQTRMNYANKLLTEKYNYHAVPTYKSDRFDEMIAAEKPDVVIVTSVDRTHHTYIIRAMELGCDVITEKPMTVDETKCQAILDAVERTGHNVRVTFNYRYAPHHTKARELIRDGVIGQVTSVHFEWLLNTKHGADYFRRWHRDKRNSGGLLVHKSTHHFDLVNFWIGSEPDSVFAFGDLLFYGRENAEQRGETKFYDRATGNPNAEGDPFALRLDTNEHLKAMYLDAEHEDGYRRDQSVFGDGISIEDTMGVLVRYKNNAILTYSLNAYLPWEGYRIAFNGTKGRIEMTVVEQSYVNSGGDKALEGALKSKKIVVFPMFAAPYEVEVQEGKGGHGGGDPILLNDLFGVPAEDPFHRAANHIDGAKSILTGIAANRSIRTGQMVRVDDLIRIRK, from the coding sequence ATGAAAAAGAAATATGCGCTTGTCGGCACGGGCGGACGCGCGGAATTTTTCTACGGGGCCATCGCCCGCGATTTCCGCGAAACCTCGGAGCTGGTCGCCTTCTGCGACATCAACCAGACGCGGATGAACTACGCGAACAAGCTGCTGACGGAAAAATACAACTATCATGCCGTTCCGACGTACAAAAGCGACCGGTTCGACGAGATGATCGCCGCCGAAAAACCCGATGTCGTGATCGTCACAAGCGTGGACCGCACCCATCATACGTACATCATTCGCGCGATGGAGCTGGGCTGCGATGTCATCACCGAGAAGCCGATGACCGTCGACGAGACGAAATGCCAGGCGATTCTGGACGCCGTCGAGCGGACGGGACACAACGTGCGCGTCACGTTCAACTACCGCTACGCGCCGCATCATACGAAGGCGCGCGAGCTCATCCGGGACGGCGTCATCGGACAGGTTACGTCCGTGCACTTCGAGTGGCTGCTGAACACGAAGCACGGCGCCGATTACTTCCGCCGGTGGCACCGTGACAAGCGCAACAGCGGCGGACTGCTCGTGCACAAGTCGACGCACCATTTCGATCTGGTGAACTTCTGGATCGGCTCCGAGCCGGACAGCGTGTTTGCTTTCGGCGACCTGCTGTTCTACGGCCGCGAAAACGCGGAGCAACGCGGCGAAACGAAATTTTACGACCGCGCCACCGGCAATCCGAACGCCGAAGGCGATCCGTTCGCGCTGCGGCTGGACACCAACGAGCATTTGAAGGCGATGTATCTGGACGCCGAGCACGAGGACGGCTACCGCCGCGACCAGAGCGTATTCGGCGACGGCATCAGCATCGAGGATACGATGGGCGTGCTCGTCCGCTACAAAAACAACGCGATCCTGACGTATTCGCTTAACGCGTACCTCCCGTGGGAAGGCTACCGCATCGCGTTTAACGGGACGAAGGGCCGCATCGAGATGACGGTCGTCGAGCAGTCGTACGTCAATTCCGGCGGCGACAAGGCGCTTGAAGGCGCTCTGAAATCGAAAAAAATCGTCGTATTCCCGATGTTCGCCGCTCCGTACGAAGTCGAAGTCCAGGAGGGCAAAGGCGGTCACGGCGGCGGCGATCCGATCCTGCTGAACGACCTGTTCGGCGTGCCGGCCGAAGACCCGTTCCACCGCGCCGCCAACCATATCGACGGCGCCAAGTCGATCCTGACGGGCATCGCCGCCAACCGTTCGATCCGCACCGGCCAGATGGTGCGCGTAGACGACTTGATCCGCATTCGCAAATAA
- a CDS encoding helix-turn-helix transcriptional regulator: protein MPNSYKKLASFGSIERPPFVERVAREGFFQMDTQHFHPYYEIYYLHAGQRLYFIEDRTYRIVPGDLVFIGKGVMHKTLDTGEPGHERTVIHVDDAVLDGMAGSDSVRELLLRPFRSQSPVLRLSGAGRQELDQLIGSLSRETEEQAEGCELLVRNRIADLLVLAARAASHEAARFEPLSPAHAKMTEVVRHINSSYAEPLSLSRLAERFYLSPWYLSRMFREATGFTLSEYTNLTRVREAQRLLRETPLGITEIAAAVGFDNFSHFGKTFKRIAGMSPRQYRAAGGSGNH from the coding sequence ATGCCGAATTCCTACAAAAAGCTGGCGTCTTTCGGCTCGATCGAACGTCCGCCGTTCGTCGAGCGGGTCGCGCGCGAAGGCTTTTTCCAGATGGACACCCAGCACTTCCACCCCTACTACGAAATCTACTATTTGCATGCCGGACAGCGGTTATATTTCATCGAAGACCGGACGTACCGGATCGTACCCGGCGACCTGGTCTTCATCGGCAAGGGCGTGATGCACAAGACGCTGGATACGGGCGAACCGGGGCATGAGCGCACGGTCATCCACGTCGACGACGCCGTACTGGACGGGATGGCCGGATCGGACTCCGTCCGCGAACTGCTGCTTCGTCCGTTCCGCTCGCAATCGCCGGTGCTTCGCCTGTCGGGGGCCGGCAGGCAGGAACTCGACCAACTGATCGGCTCGTTGTCCCGGGAGACGGAAGAGCAGGCGGAAGGCTGCGAGTTGCTCGTCAGGAACCGGATCGCCGACCTGCTGGTGCTTGCGGCACGGGCGGCCTCGCACGAGGCCGCTCGGTTCGAGCCGTTATCGCCCGCTCACGCCAAGATGACGGAAGTGGTGCGGCATATCAATTCGTCCTATGCCGAACCGCTGTCGCTGTCGCGGCTGGCGGAACGCTTCTACCTGAGCCCGTGGTATTTGAGCCGCATGTTTAGGGAGGCGACCGGCTTCACGCTGTCGGAATACACGAACCTGACCCGCGTGCGGGAGGCGCAGCGCCTGCTGCGGGAAACGCCGCTCGGGATCACCGAGATCGCCGCAGCGGTGGGGTTCGACAACTTTTCCCATTTCGGCAAGACGTTCAAACGCATCGCCGGCATGTCGCCGAGACAGTACCGGGCGGCGGGCGGAAGCGGAAACCATTAG
- a CDS encoding RNA polymerase sigma factor, which yields MELLRGDRGLTVEVNRMDHDYVKPMSRLEPEALRELMQAYGTDVWNDAYVLTRRRELVDDIAQDVFIRAARGYGGVMGAAAAFAESPAYADSGEASACQDYSEPSCEIGADAGGGGEGEGGGDFLSSMFEDLFD from the coding sequence GTGGAACTTTTGCGGGGAGACCGTGGTCTGACGGTAGAGGTGAACAGAATGGATCACGATTATGTGAAGCCTATGTCCCGGCTTGAACCGGAAGCGCTGCGCGAGCTGATGCAGGCTTACGGGACGGATGTCTGGAACGATGCTTATGTGTTGACCAGGCGTCGCGAATTGGTCGATGACATCGCCCAGGACGTGTTCATCCGGGCGGCCCGGGGTTACGGAGGTGTGATGGGCGCGGCCGCGGCCTTTGCGGAAAGTCCGGCGTACGCAGACAGCGGCGAAGCTTCGGCCTGCCAAGACTACTCCGAACCTTCCTGCGAGATCGGCGCGGACGCCGGCGGAGGCGGAGAAGGAGAAGGGGGCGGGGATTTCCTCTCCTCGATGTTCGAGGACTTGTTCGACTAA
- a CDS encoding extracellular solute-binding protein gives MSAFVILLASGCTFHAPAEAEPTEKPDASRISIVINGLELPFPDGMDENHNPYLDYIERETGLDVVVQIPPPDTYEEKLNVIMASGNRPDLINTTNGIWMDNYARQGALLPLDDLLKQYGPNLLKNIPEEAWDRVRYQGKIYAVPSQYETKGMEIVYARKDWLDRLGLRPPVTLDEYYNVIRAFAMDDPDGNGINDTYGLILADHLGRTAPFFGAFGTQLKQWIERDGELVYGSILPETKEALAFLARLYREGLLDPMFPLNHTANLGDKVASGKVGLFSATWYDTRNSIEVNRKRFPSAKWIPLEYPVGPKGHKGVYGTGPVRSYNVIPVGSQNPAGVIRFLDFMAGEGYTNLKLGFENEVWSMKDGVMVTDFAQHNKHQYRGIYQSLVDLYKPDVIKRRLDSLGDFHLYENLTIIEKNLIPNAFKGAPTPAMVKYSDKLQDLEENVFVELILGQRPIDDFEEFVRQWKEQGGDEMTREVNEWYRQSKKGTGH, from the coding sequence ATGTCCGCCTTCGTCATCCTGTTGGCTTCGGGCTGCACGTTTCATGCTCCTGCCGAAGCCGAGCCGACGGAAAAACCGGACGCTTCCCGCATATCCATCGTCATCAACGGACTGGAGCTGCCGTTTCCGGACGGCATGGACGAAAACCATAATCCCTACCTCGATTACATTGAACGCGAGACCGGATTGGACGTGGTCGTGCAGATTCCGCCGCCGGACACTTATGAAGAGAAGCTGAACGTCATCATGGCTTCGGGCAACCGCCCGGACCTGATTAACACGACCAACGGCATATGGATGGACAATTACGCGCGGCAAGGCGCCCTTCTTCCTCTGGACGATCTGCTGAAGCAATACGGACCGAACCTGCTGAAGAACATTCCCGAAGAAGCCTGGGACCGCGTGAGGTACCAAGGCAAGATTTACGCGGTTCCGAGCCAATACGAAACGAAAGGCATGGAGATCGTATACGCCCGCAAGGACTGGCTCGACCGTCTCGGGCTGCGTCCGCCCGTCACGCTGGACGAGTACTACAACGTGATCCGCGCCTTTGCGATGGACGATCCGGACGGCAACGGCATCAACGATACGTACGGCTTGATCCTCGCCGATCATCTCGGCCGAACCGCCCCGTTTTTCGGCGCGTTCGGCACGCAATTGAAGCAATGGATCGAGAGGGACGGCGAGCTGGTATACGGCAGCATTTTGCCGGAAACGAAGGAAGCGCTCGCATTTTTGGCGCGCCTGTACCGAGAGGGCTTGCTCGATCCGATGTTCCCGCTGAACCACACCGCCAACCTGGGGGATAAGGTCGCATCCGGCAAGGTCGGTTTGTTTTCGGCCACGTGGTACGATACGCGCAACTCGATCGAAGTCAATCGAAAGCGGTTTCCCAGCGCCAAATGGATCCCTCTGGAATACCCGGTCGGCCCCAAAGGGCATAAAGGCGTCTACGGAACGGGCCCGGTGCGCTCGTACAACGTGATTCCCGTCGGCAGCCAAAATCCGGCCGGCGTCATCCGTTTTCTCGACTTTATGGCGGGCGAAGGCTACACCAACCTGAAGCTCGGGTTCGAGAACGAGGTCTGGTCGATGAAGGACGGGGTGATGGTGACCGACTTCGCCCAGCATAACAAACACCAGTACCGCGGCATCTATCAGTCCCTCGTCGATCTGTACAAGCCGGATGTGATCAAGCGGCGGCTCGATTCGCTCGGCGATTTCCACCTGTACGAAAACTTGACGATCATCGAGAAAAATCTGATCCCGAACGCCTTCAAAGGAGCGCCCACGCCGGCTATGGTCAAATACAGCGACAAGCTGCAGGATTTGGAGGAGAACGTGTTCGTCGAGCTGATCCTGGGTCAGCGGCCGATCGACGATTTCGAGGAATTCGTCCGGCAGTGGAAGGAGCAGGGCGGCGACGAGATGACCCGGGAAGTCAACGAATGGTACCGCCAATCCAAGAAAGGAACGGGACATTGA